One stretch of Alphaproteobacteria bacterium DNA includes these proteins:
- a CDS encoding enoyl-CoA hydratase, whose protein sequence is MTDAPILLREDNDGIARLTLNRPQARNALSLALIDALQKEMEAIAKDKSIRVVVLGANGPAYCAGHDLKEVRATPTKAAYQDLFDRCSAVMLSIIRLPQPVIARVHAMATAAGCQLVASCDLAVAVDHAKFATPGVNIGLFCSTPMVALSRNVPRKQAMEMLLTGNPIPAQQALSMGLINRVVPEDRLDEAVNELAQSIKAKSPSTLAIGKEAFYRQIEMDYDQAYAYAGQVMVRNLETRDACEGIDAFIEKRPPVWQGC, encoded by the coding sequence ATGACCGACGCACCGATCCTGCTACGTGAAGACAATGACGGCATCGCCCGCCTGACCTTGAACCGCCCCCAGGCCCGCAACGCCCTGTCGCTGGCCCTGATCGACGCCTTGCAAAAGGAGATGGAGGCCATCGCCAAGGACAAATCGATCCGCGTCGTGGTGCTGGGCGCCAATGGTCCGGCCTACTGCGCGGGCCACGACCTGAAGGAAGTGCGCGCCACCCCCACCAAGGCCGCCTATCAGGACTTGTTCGACCGTTGCTCGGCGGTGATGCTGTCGATCATTCGCCTTCCCCAACCCGTGATCGCGCGCGTCCATGCCATGGCGACCGCCGCCGGATGTCAGTTGGTGGCCTCTTGCGACCTGGCCGTGGCCGTCGATCACGCCAAATTCGCCACTCCCGGGGTGAATATCGGCCTGTTTTGTTCAACGCCCATGGTCGCCCTATCTCGCAACGTGCCACGCAAGCAAGCCATGGAAATGCTGCTGACCGGCAATCCCATTCCGGCCCAGCAGGCCCTGTCCATGGGGTTGATCAATCGCGTGGTGCCCGAAGACCGCCTGGACGAGGCCGTGAACGAACTGGCCCAATCCATCAAGGCCAAATCGCCCTCGACCCTGGCCATCGGCAAAGAGGCCTTCTACCGCCAGATCGAGATGGATTACGACCAAGCCTACGCCTATGCCGGGCAGGTCATGGTCCGCAACCTGGAAACGCGCGACGCCTGCGAAGGAATCGACGCTTTCATCGAAAAACGCCCCCCCGTCTGGCAAGGATGCTGA
- a CDS encoding PAS domain S-box protein: protein MTEARTGMAPESLSRHGKLWLFAIGFLALGMTALLWVHELHEEERRAKSLFRMQSEIVAGEIEAQFNLYAQLLRSAAGIHRHSNQLLRDEWRRYVEALDLDNNFPGVSGIALVKRVSLSEKADFLAMARREWPEFKIYPEREKEEYYVNYMVEPERVYRAVGFDVSSREDRKTAADIARDSGEIAVTAKTTLITPGASGSDLLMYLPLYRSAELPKTVDLRRSQLWGWVAAGISIPQLMWSVHVRVKGMADIAIYDGLEKAPETLLFKAATQHHLQKSEHYQHDVLRTIGGRTWLFSFTSHPEFEDTIRTGRAVVILAAGVAATFLMALTAWFLLASRARAAEEAKLRSEELERERDYATALLTASPAAILTLDCDGVVVRSNPAAGFLAGLNPDDLVNRTFAGLFLPPLERSAFAWSLSSLKTGGGPLVLEAEHVRGDERRIINWTLSAVRETNKPLRYLVAVGIDVTPHRQAEDTLKAERALFVAGPVVVFRWRAEMGWPVEYVSPNVSQFGCQPGALLSGDLPFMNLIHPDDLGRVASEVSRFAAQGQDMFEQRYRLVRPSDGEERWVDDRTLVERDAQGRVVSYLGYLIDVTERERAEEARRNTEARIARVLSMSSEGYWELDASERTIAVNPALLSMLDVDEASIMGRTPRDFMAPGWEGRMLNVMVERRSVADRRFEMAYLSAAGRVVHTRVNATSIFDQKGHFIGSYGLLTDITAEKMAEDAMRNEQGRLRLIVDSVPLALVISRLDEAVVVNANLTAHLLFGLGGRDMTGQSSYDFYADPQDRRAFIEQLRRDGMATGIEARMRRGDGSVFWGLLSGRLIQFDGAECALISTQDISSRKQAETRLNDMAHELARSNAELEQFAYVASHDLQEPLRMIASYVQLLDRRYGEKLDQDAKEYIAYAVEGAKRMQALITDLLEFSRVNQKNDPFIAVDLNRVVEDALKNLSVIKRESGATITVEPLPEVVGDPAQLVRLFQNLIGNAVKYRHPDRKPEVSVTVKETGEGWEIRIADNGIGIAEAYYERIFIIFQRLHTRGDYPGTGIGLALCKKIVERHGGHIRVESIEGQGASFIFNLPLGLANA from the coding sequence ATGACAGAAGCACGAACCGGCATGGCGCCGGAAAGCCTGTCCAGACACGGCAAATTGTGGCTGTTCGCGATCGGCTTTCTGGCATTGGGAATGACGGCGCTCCTGTGGGTTCACGAACTCCACGAGGAGGAGCGGCGCGCCAAGTCTTTGTTTCGCATGCAGTCGGAAATCGTCGCGGGCGAGATCGAAGCGCAATTCAATCTGTATGCGCAACTGCTGCGCTCGGCGGCGGGCATTCACAGACATTCCAATCAATTGTTGCGTGACGAATGGCGGCGCTATGTCGAGGCGCTGGACCTTGACAACAACTTCCCCGGCGTTTCCGGCATTGCCCTGGTCAAGCGCGTCTCCCTTTCAGAAAAGGCCGATTTTTTGGCCATGGCGCGGCGCGAATGGCCCGAGTTCAAGATTTATCCCGAACGCGAGAAAGAGGAATATTACGTCAATTACATGGTCGAACCCGAGCGTGTTTACCGGGCCGTCGGCTTTGACGTTTCTTCCCGCGAAGACCGCAAGACGGCAGCCGACATAGCGCGCGACAGCGGCGAAATCGCCGTCACGGCAAAGACGACATTGATCACGCCTGGGGCCAGCGGTTCCGACTTGCTGATGTACCTGCCGCTTTACCGGTCGGCGGAATTGCCCAAAACGGTCGATCTGCGGCGCAGCCAGTTGTGGGGATGGGTGGCGGCGGGCATTTCAATTCCGCAACTGATGTGGTCGGTTCACGTCAGGGTCAAGGGCATGGCTGACATCGCCATCTATGACGGCTTGGAGAAAGCTCCGGAAACGCTGTTGTTCAAGGCGGCTACGCAACATCATCTTCAGAAGTCGGAACATTACCAGCATGATGTTTTGCGGACCATCGGCGGCAGGACTTGGCTGTTCTCCTTTACCTCGCATCCGGAATTTGAAGACACCATCCGCACGGGCCGCGCCGTCGTCATTCTGGCGGCGGGCGTCGCTGCAACCTTTCTGATGGCCCTGACGGCCTGGTTCTTGCTGGCGTCCAGGGCCAGGGCGGCTGAAGAAGCCAAGTTGCGCAGTGAGGAGCTTGAGCGCGAGCGCGATTACGCAACCGCCCTGCTGACCGCCAGCCCCGCCGCCATTCTGACTCTGGATTGCGACGGGGTGGTCGTGCGTTCGAATCCGGCAGCCGGTTTTCTTGCCGGGTTGAATCCAGACGATCTGGTGAACAGAACCTTCGCCGGGCTGTTCCTGCCCCCGCTTGAACGCTCGGCCTTCGCCTGGAGCCTGTCCTCCTTAAAAACGGGCGGCGGACCGCTGGTTCTGGAAGCTGAACATGTCAGAGGCGACGAGCGGCGCATCATCAACTGGACCCTTTCCGCCGTGCGGGAAACCAACAAGCCCTTGCGCTATCTGGTGGCGGTCGGCATTGACGTTACCCCCCACCGTCAAGCCGAGGATACGTTGAAGGCCGAGCGCGCCCTGTTCGTGGCCGGACCCGTCGTGGTGTTTCGCTGGCGGGCCGAAATGGGATGGCCGGTCGAATATGTCTCGCCCAACGTGTCACAATTCGGTTGCCAGCCCGGCGCCTTGCTTTCCGGTGATCTGCCCTTCATGAATCTGATTCATCCCGATGATTTGGGTCGTGTGGCTTCGGAAGTCTCGCGCTTCGCGGCCCAGGGCCAGGATATGTTCGAACAGCGCTATCGTTTGGTCAGGCCCAGCGACGGCGAGGAACGCTGGGTCGACGACCGCACGCTGGTCGAGCGCGACGCCCAGGGCAGGGTGGTTTCCTATCTGGGCTATCTGATCGACGTGACGGAACGCGAACGCGCCGAGGAAGCCAGACGCAACACTGAAGCGCGCATCGCGCGCGTTTTGTCCATGTCGTCCGAAGGCTATTGGGAACTTGACGCCAGCGAACGCACGATCGCCGTCAATCCCGCCTTGCTGTCCATGCTTGACGTGGACGAAGCGTCGATCATGGGGCGAACGCCGCGCGACTTCATGGCGCCCGGTTGGGAAGGCCGCATGTTGAACGTCATGGTCGAGCGTCGTTCGGTGGCAGATCGTCGTTTTGAAATGGCCTATCTTTCCGCCGCGGGGCGCGTTGTCCACACCCGCGTCAATGCAACTTCCATCTTCGACCAAAAGGGCCATTTCATCGGCTCATACGGCTTGCTGACCGACATCACGGCGGAAAAAATGGCCGAAGACGCGATGCGCAACGAACAGGGGCGCTTGCGCCTGATCGTCGATTCCGTTCCTCTGGCCCTGGTGATCAGCCGTTTGGACGAAGCCGTGGTGGTGAACGCCAATCTAACGGCGCATCTGCTGTTTGGCCTGGGCGGCAGGGACATGACCGGCCAGTCGTCTTACGATTTTTACGCCGATCCGCAAGACCGCAGGGCGTTCATCGAGCAGTTGCGCCGCGATGGCATGGCGACGGGGATCGAGGCTAGAATGCGGCGTGGCGACGGCAGCGTCTTCTGGGGGTTGTTGTCGGGTCGGCTGATTCAATTCGATGGCGCCGAATGCGCCTTGATCAGCACACAAGACATTTCAAGCCGCAAACAGGCAGAGACGCGCCTGAACGACATGGCGCATGAATTGGCGCGCTCGAACGCCGAGTTGGAGCAATTCGCCTATGTCGCCTCGCACGATCTGCAAGAACCTTTGCGCATGATCGCCAGCTACGTTCAGCTTCTTGATCGGCGTTATGGCGAAAAGTTGGATCAGGACGCCAAGGAATACATCGCCTACGCCGTCGAGGGCGCCAAACGCATGCAGGCGCTGATCACGGATCTGCTGGAATTCTCCAGGGTCAATCAGAAGAACGATCCCTTCATCGCTGTCGATTTGAATCGCGTCGTCGAGGACGCCTTGAAGAATCTGTCCGTGATCAAGCGCGAAAGCGGTGCGACGATCACCGTCGAACCTTTGCCGGAAGTGGTTGGCGACCCCGCTCAATTGGTCCGCTTGTTTCAGAATCTGATCGGCAACGCCGTCAAATATCGTCATCCCGACCGCAAGCCCGAAGTCAGCGTCACGGTCAAGGAAACGGGCGAGGGATGGGAGATTCGCATCGCGGACAACGGCATCGGCATTGCCGAGGCCTATTACGAGCGCATCTTCATCATCTTTCAGCGGTTGCATACCAGAGGCGATTATCCCGGCACCGGGATCGGCTTGGCCTTGTGCAAGAAAATCGTCGAGCGACATGGCGGACATATCCGCGTTGAGTCCATAGAAGGTCAGGGGGCATCGTTCATATTCAACTTGCCGTTGGGTTTGGCGAACGCATGA
- a CDS encoding PAS domain-containing protein, whose protein sequence is MASLKIPPSGIERTFPEDEFIVSKTDLKGRITYVNEVFCKVARYTEQEALGKPHSLVRHPDMPRCVFKLLWDTVESGNEIFAYVVNLAKDGAHYWVFAHVTPTFDNNGAIIGYHSNRRKARQEAVNAVSGLYRTLIEIENKHSDRKEGMNAALNTVVNLLKDKGTTYEEFVLTL, encoded by the coding sequence ATGGCGAGTTTGAAAATTCCGCCTTCAGGGATCGAACGCACATTCCCTGAAGATGAATTCATTGTGAGCAAGACGGACCTGAAGGGCCGCATCACCTACGTCAACGAGGTGTTTTGCAAGGTTGCCCGTTACACTGAGCAAGAGGCGCTTGGAAAGCCACACTCTCTGGTCAGGCATCCCGACATGCCGCGCTGCGTCTTCAAGCTCCTGTGGGATACGGTGGAGAGCGGCAACGAGATTTTCGCCTATGTGGTCAATCTGGCCAAGGACGGGGCGCATTATTGGGTGTTTGCCCATGTCACCCCGACCTTCGACAATAACGGCGCCATCATCGGCTATCATTCGAACCGCCGCAAAGCGCGTCAGGAAGCGGTCAATGCCGTTTCCGGCCTGTACCGGACGCTGATCGAGATCGAGAACAAGCATTCCGATCGCAAGGAAGGCATGAACGCGGCCTTGAATACGGTGGTAAATCTTCTGAAAGACAAGGGGACGACCTATGAAGAATTTGTCCTCACTCTCTAA
- a CDS encoding STAS domain-containing protein, with amino-acid sequence MEHTVRSVAEGKEVVLTGRLTFADHNGFRSIIAMFQEPGNKRFVLDLSGVEFIDSAALGMVLLARDTAISKGVSLILKGAKGQVKRIMEVAKFNKLFAMED; translated from the coding sequence ATGGAACATACCGTGCGGTCCGTAGCCGAAGGAAAGGAAGTCGTTCTGACCGGCCGCCTGACTTTCGCCGATCACAATGGATTCAGGTCGATCATCGCCATGTTCCAGGAACCGGGAAACAAGCGCTTCGTCCTTGATCTTTCCGGCGTGGAATTCATCGACTCCGCCGCCCTGGGCATGGTTCTGCTGGCCCGCGACACTGCGATCAGCAAGGGCGTCAGCCTGATTCTGAAGGGCGCCAAGGGGCAGGTGAAGCGCATCATGGAAGTGGCGAAGTTCAACAAACTCTTTGCAATGGAAGATTGA
- a CDS encoding ATP-binding protein, translating into MGRSDVEEIAVRNGYALTDNLEDALVVAAASPSREDMLRLMATEPPYALIETPVPQSAFSLRLSRAIEMRGLYMSLSTATAFQVDLTSVLCSICSHRLPLSEERRYDIETAVDEALSNAMVHGNLDIASVLRNDPADFELYCDLVNERLVTPLYANRRIEILATWTQESLDIEVHDEGRGYDISNFSAPPQLEAKCGRGFTLIRSLASNVTIAEHGRSLTMSFAP; encoded by the coding sequence GTGGGACGGAGCGATGTTGAAGAAATCGCTGTTCGCAACGGTTATGCGCTGACGGACAATCTGGAAGACGCCCTCGTCGTGGCGGCCGCCTCCCCCAGCCGGGAAGACATGCTGCGCTTGATGGCGACAGAGCCGCCCTACGCGCTGATCGAAACGCCCGTTCCCCAAAGCGCATTCAGTCTGCGGCTTTCGCGCGCGATTGAGATGCGCGGGCTTTACATGTCTTTGAGCACCGCCACCGCCTTTCAGGTTGATCTGACAAGCGTGCTTTGCTCCATTTGCAGCCATCGCCTGCCTCTAAGCGAGGAGCGGCGCTACGATATCGAAACGGCGGTCGACGAGGCGCTTTCCAATGCCATGGTGCACGGCAACCTGGATATCGCCAGCGTGCTGCGCAACGACCCCGCCGACTTCGAGCTATATTGCGATTTGGTCAATGAACGTCTGGTGACGCCGCTTTACGCCAACCGGCGGATTGAAATTTTGGCGACTTGGACTCAGGAGAGCCTGGATATTGAAGTGCATGACGAAGGGCGCGGCTACGACATCAGCAATTTTAGCGCTCCTCCGCAATTGGAAGCCAAGTGTGGTCGGGGTTTCACTCTGATCCGCAGCTTGGCCAGCAACGTCACCATCGCCGAGCACGGGCGCAGCCTGACCATGAGCTTCGCTCCATGA
- a CDS encoding HAMP domain-containing protein, translated as MNLRLKPKLIAAFLLVGLLPFAIVGGLALNSSSTALEGQAYSSLDAINQFKKGQAERILARTRKDAENLADAEFVYTAYEAFRQYHVKIETPPDGPYDVAKDEYKQIWDKFGAPLAKYAKANGYDELYMICLAHGHVMYTSQKGADLGQNIGLDASNPLRESPLASLWKKVRESKKFEVVDFQPYAPNDNKYTGFMGAPIHDPSGQAIGMVAFRIPVVQLEAMANERTGMGETGSSYLIGKSAGKTTLRSTIAGLLKEDPTLVLGHEISLPYTDKALAGEQGKGVHLDITGDHALVSYAPVKFDGLTWGVVSQIDEDEAFAAIIHLQWVIMIVALVGIPLIAGGGFMIARGISNPIGAITGVMTLLKDGQRTVDVPYTANHDEVGEMARAVEVFKQNLIKVEQMQAEQERLKHQAEEDHRKTLIDMANNFEESVMGIVNAVSSSATELHSSAQSLAAMSEQTQRQATAVAAASDEASTNVQTVAAAAEELSSSISEIGRQVEESAKVTANAVDEANRVNGMVQGLALAASKIGEVVNLITDIASQTNLLALNATIEAARAGDAGKGFAVVANEVKSLANQTAKATDEIAAQITSVQSATQTAVQGIEGITTTIGRISEISSAIASAVEEQGAATGEISRNVQQAAAGTNEVSSNISGVTQASTETGHAASQVLEAAGGLSEQSEHLRADVGRFIAHLKE; from the coding sequence ATGAACCTTCGTCTGAAGCCGAAACTGATCGCCGCGTTCCTTCTGGTCGGCCTTCTTCCTTTCGCAATCGTGGGCGGTCTGGCGCTGAACAGCAGCAGCACCGCGCTTGAGGGACAAGCCTATTCCAGCCTGGACGCCATCAATCAATTCAAGAAGGGTCAGGCCGAGCGCATTTTGGCCCGGACGCGCAAGGATGCCGAGAATCTGGCGGATGCCGAATTCGTCTACACCGCCTACGAGGCCTTCCGTCAATATCATGTGAAGATCGAAACGCCGCCCGACGGCCCCTATGACGTCGCCAAGGACGAATATAAACAGATATGGGACAAGTTCGGCGCCCCGTTGGCGAAATACGCCAAGGCCAACGGCTATGACGAACTGTACATGATCTGTTTGGCGCACGGCCATGTCATGTATACGTCGCAGAAGGGGGCTGATCTTGGTCAGAATATCGGCCTTGACGCCAGCAATCCGCTGCGCGAATCGCCTTTGGCATCGCTTTGGAAGAAGGTGCGGGAGTCAAAGAAATTCGAGGTCGTCGATTTCCAGCCCTACGCCCCCAACGACAACAAGTACACCGGCTTCATGGGCGCTCCGATTCACGATCCGTCCGGCCAAGCGATCGGCATGGTCGCCTTTCGCATCCCCGTGGTTCAACTGGAAGCCATGGCCAATGAGCGAACCGGCATGGGCGAGACGGGAAGTTCCTACCTGATCGGCAAGTCAGCGGGCAAGACGACCTTACGCTCGACGATAGCGGGCCTGCTGAAGGAAGACCCGACGTTGGTCTTGGGGCATGAAATTTCCCTTCCCTATACAGACAAGGCACTGGCCGGCGAGCAGGGCAAAGGCGTGCATCTTGACATCACCGGCGACCATGCCCTGGTCAGCTACGCCCCTGTGAAGTTCGATGGTCTGACTTGGGGCGTCGTGTCGCAGATCGACGAGGACGAGGCTTTTGCTGCAATCATCCACCTTCAATGGGTGATCATGATCGTCGCTCTGGTGGGCATTCCCCTGATCGCTGGGGGTGGTTTCATGATCGCGCGCGGCATATCGAATCCCATCGGGGCGATTACCGGCGTCATGACCCTATTGAAGGATGGGCAGCGTACCGTCGATGTCCCCTATACCGCCAATCATGACGAAGTGGGCGAAATGGCCCGCGCCGTCGAAGTGTTCAAACAGAACCTGATCAAGGTCGAGCAGATGCAGGCCGAGCAGGAGCGGCTGAAACATCAAGCCGAAGAGGACCATCGCAAGACCCTGATCGACATGGCCAACAATTTCGAAGAAAGCGTCATGGGCATCGTCAACGCGGTTTCAAGCTCGGCGACCGAGTTGCATTCTTCGGCCCAGTCCCTGGCAGCCATGTCCGAGCAGACGCAGCGCCAAGCCACCGCCGTGGCGGCGGCTTCCGACGAAGCCTCGACCAATGTGCAAACCGTGGCGGCGGCGGCCGAGGAACTGTCCAGTTCGATCAGCGAGATCGGCCGTCAGGTCGAGGAATCGGCCAAGGTCACGGCAAACGCGGTGGATGAAGCCAACCGCGTCAATGGCATGGTGCAGGGTTTGGCCCTCGCCGCCAGCAAGATCGGCGAAGTGGTGAACCTGATCACCGACATCGCCAGCCAGACCAATTTGCTCGCCTTGAACGCGACGATTGAGGCGGCCAGGGCGGGCGACGCGGGCAAGGGATTCGCCGTGGTCGCCAACGAGGTCAAAAGCCTCGCCAACCAAACTGCCAAGGCGACCGATGAAATCGCCGCCCAGATCACGTCGGTTCAGTCCGCGACCCAGACGGCGGTTCAGGGCATCGAGGGAATCACCACCACCATTGGGCGGATCAGTGAAATCTCGTCGGCGATCGCTTCGGCAGTGGAAGAGCAAGGCGCTGCGACCGGCGAGATCAGCCGCAACGTGCAGCAGGCGGCGGCGGGCACCAACGAAGTGTCGTCGAACATTTCCGGCGTCACCCAGGCATCGACCGAAACCGGCCATGCCGCTTCGCAGGTGCTGGAGGCGGCTGGCGGATTGTCCGAACAGTCTGAGCATCTGCGCGCCGACGTTGGCCGCTTCATCGCCCATTTGAAAGAATGA
- a CDS encoding fused response regulator/phosphatase: MTALNAVSSKTDLKNTRVLIIDDQEPNRKLLAALVTSMGVGFIEHAKDGVEGLAKVESFKPDLILLDIMMPNMDGFEMCRLLRKNPEWRDMPVLVNTALSEPRERVECFEAGATDMVVKPINAPEVLARVRIHLENRLLVGTLRQYHERVAQELAMASQMQRSLLPDPTWLATLPATLGLTVESRFETSSELGGDFWHLRSLEDGRLGLVLADFSGHGISAALNAFRLHTLFDQHPPGLDPAKWMAELNNALKPLLPVGQFATVLYAIFDMKNNRIDYAAGGAPSPILMMPGQEPVLMDASGIFLGAMLDADYENMSIDFPEGAQILLYSDALTEDLDKDELMLEESGLMELAKASQGEAMPLEYLMSRFESRFPPPWTDDLTAIWIRHSGRKNA; encoded by the coding sequence ATGACAGCTTTAAACGCCGTTTCCAGCAAGACCGACCTGAAAAACACCCGTGTTCTGATCATCGACGACCAGGAGCCGAACCGCAAATTGCTGGCCGCCCTGGTCACGTCGATGGGGGTTGGGTTCATCGAACACGCCAAGGACGGCGTTGAAGGACTGGCCAAGGTCGAGAGTTTCAAGCCCGACCTTATTTTGCTCGACATCATGATGCCCAACATGGACGGTTTCGAAATGTGCCGCCTGTTGCGCAAGAACCCCGAATGGCGCGACATGCCGGTTCTGGTCAATACGGCGCTTTCCGAACCCAGGGAACGGGTGGAATGTTTCGAAGCCGGGGCCACCGACATGGTGGTCAAGCCCATCAATGCGCCGGAAGTCCTGGCCCGCGTGCGCATTCACCTTGAAAACCGCCTGTTGGTGGGCACGCTTCGCCAGTATCACGAACGGGTCGCCCAGGAATTGGCGATGGCCAGCCAGATGCAGCGCTCGTTGCTGCCCGACCCGACATGGCTTGCCACCCTGCCCGCCACGCTGGGGCTAACCGTCGAATCGCGCTTTGAAACGTCGAGCGAGCTGGGCGGCGATTTCTGGCATCTGCGTTCGCTGGAAGACGGTCGTCTTGGTCTTGTGCTGGCCGATTTCTCGGGCCACGGAATCTCGGCCGCCTTGAACGCCTTTCGTCTGCACACCCTGTTCGACCAGCATCCGCCGGGACTTGATCCCGCGAAATGGATGGCCGAATTGAACAACGCCTTGAAGCCTCTGCTTCCCGTTGGCCAGTTCGCCACCGTTCTTTACGCCATTTTCGATATGAAGAACAATCGCATCGATTACGCGGCTGGCGGAGCGCCCTCGCCCATTCTGATGATGCCCGGGCAAGAACCTGTCTTGATGGATGCCAGCGGCATTTTCCTGGGCGCCATGCTGGATGCCGATTATGAGAACATGTCCATTGATTTCCCAGAAGGCGCGCAGATCCTTCTTTACAGCGACGCCCTGACGGAAGACCTGGACAAGGACGAGTTGATGCTGGAGGAAAGCGGTTTGATGGAACTGGCCAAGGCAAGCCAGGGCGAAGCCATGCCGCTAGAGTATCTGATGAGCCGCTTCGAGAGCCGCTTCCCGCCGCCTTGGACCGATGATCTGACCGCCATCTGGATTCGCCATTCCGGTCGCAAGAACGCTTGA